TATTGGTAATGGCGTATTCGGAGGATTAACTCCATTGATTGCAGAGTCATTGGTTGTTAGCACCGGAAATATTTTTTCAGGTTTGTGGTATCCGATTATAATTGCCGGAACAACCGTTGTATTGGGTGTGTTTCTTATAAAGGAAAAAAGGCTGAAATAAATCCGCGAAAATCCATTTTTCCGCGTCATCCGCGTTCCATCAATTCTTAACAAACTTCTGCGTCAACACTTCTTTTGTAGAAGAGCTTATTTTCAAAAAATAAATTCCATTTGCCAAAGGAGTTGTAGAGAAGCTAAAATTATTTTTTCCTGCTTTTACTTTATCTTGCAATAGAACTTTTACCAATTTCCCGGTAACATCCAAAACTTCAAATTTTAATACATCCGACTTTTCGATGGTGATGTTTACATTCATCAATTCGGCAGTTGGATTTGGATAGATAGAAACATCATTGGATGTTGTGTTTGTTTGTTCATTTACACCTGCTAATGAACCCACTGATAGCTCGGCAATCCAGGTCACATTTTTCTTGGAAGCATTTGCCCACATTCCGTTTACCCAAACTCTTCCCGGCTGATTGTATTTTCTTTGAGAGCCGGAATAATCTCCCCAACGCTCGTTTCCGGATAAGATATTAAAATAACTTGCCCCGGATTTGATGGTTGTTAATGGTGAATAATTTCCTAATCCATCTGATGTTACTGCTGATACTCCAGGAAAAACAGTTTGTGCTGTATGATCAAAACTGATGATTGCAGTATGATCCGTTGAACTCACTCCTGCATAGGAAAGGTTTGGGTAACCAATTTCAAGTAATGTATCCGAAATAATATTGGCAGTAATAAATGGAGAACTGCTAATGTCGTTGATAATTCCATGATACACGGCACAATGCCCGGTTGCAGTATCCAAACAATTACTAACAAATTGGATTTTATCATTTTCGATAAAGGCACCCAAAATACGTGAGTCGTTTGTTTCGAGGAGTTGTACTCCCGGTCCGGGTTGTGCTGCTTGCGGAGCCATGATGTATTTTAATGGTGAGATGAGTGGCGTTACGGTTATGGTTTGTCCGGGTGCACCCAATGTATCGTTAATATTCACAACAAATATGGTATCATTCTCTACATCTAAATTTCTGTTGGAAAGAAAATTCATGTCCGGACCATATGTATCAATTCCCCCTTTTACCGGGCAAAGGTTACGAATTGGTTTGCCTACGCAGGTGATGTTGTTGTGCACCATAGCTTGAATAGGACTTCCGGTATAACCACTGTTTTTATTTACTTGCCAGATTACCGTTTCATTAAATCCGGTTTGCCAGCTGGAATCCGGGTACAATAAATTTCCGGTAATGAATACTTCTTGGTCGGTCATGGCTAACATCGGATAGTCGGTCCACAAACCATTGTTAAATGGGTTGCCGGGAAGTTCATACATGTTCCATGTTCCGTTTGGATCATTGGAAGCGGAGAAAGCAACGGTGATGCTGCTTGTTGTATCTGTAAATCCATTCAAGAAAACTAAAATATATTTATCTTGAACTGGATCATAAATAACTTTCGGATCGTATTTTACATTTGGATTTGCAAGCACGGTAGCGAAGGCTCCTAATGAAACGTAACCTAAGGATGTCCAGGTATTCATATCAAATTTGAAAACTGTTGAATTTTGAACGGAGATGATTTTATTCCCGTCAGAAATAGCAATGTCATTGTCGTTTGGCACGCTGCTATTGTATAAGTTACCGGCTAAATTTTGTCCAAGGAAAGGCGCAGGAGGTGCCGGCATTTTATTTTCTGATTTTAAAGCGATGTGTTTTTTTGGGTACACATGTGATAAGCTATCCTTGATTGCATTGAGTTTTTGTTTTTCACTTTTCCCATCAGGAGTAGGCATTTCAATGTTTTGAATCACCGGGTTCCAGTCTTCCTTAATATCTCCGGCATTAATTGTTGCCGCTTTTGGAATTGTGAAGCGTGTTGATTTTACTTGAGCAGATGCTTGGATTGTAAAAACAACGGAAAGGTAAATGGTAATGCGTTTTATTAGTTTCATGACAAATGTTTTGTGAAAATCAAATTTAATGAAAAATGAGTGGATTGACAAATGGTCTTGTTTGGTGATATTAAAAAAGGCATTCAATGTTTATTTTTGAGAATTCAAATGTTCTGCCAATTTATACCCCATGCTGAAACATCCTTGTAAGAGATAGCCACCTGTTGGTGCATCCCAATCCAACATTTCACCGATGCAATAAGTGTTTGGCATTTTTAATAATTGAAAATTGGAGTCAATTTCTGTTAAGGAGATTCCTCCAACCGTAGAAATTGCTTCATCAATTGGAGCAGTTGCTGTAATTGTGATAGGCAAATTTTTGATTTTTGATGCTAATACTTCTAAATAGGTGAAATCATCCTTTGACAATATTGTTTTTAAAAGTTCAATCTGTATGTCATCTAAATTTAATCGATCAATGAGTAGTTTTTTAATGGAACGGTTTCCTCTTGCGGAAAATTTATCTTTTATTTGTTCGATTGTTAATGAAGGTTTTAAGTCAAGGTAAATAATTGCTTCATCAGTTTCGCTAAGTTGTTTACGTATTTCCGGACTCAATGCATAGATGGCGCCACCTTCTAATCCGAATTTGGTAATCACTAATTCTCCTTTACGTTCATGATTACTGCACTTTACAGAAATGTTTTTTAACGATTTCCCTTCTGCTAAAGAAATAAAGTCGCTTTTCCATTTTACTTGATAGGCGCAATTAGATGCTTGAAATGGATGTACTTCAATACCTTTCTCTGAAAAATAATTGATCCATGAACCATCCGACCCAGTGACTTTCCAGCTGGAGCCACCGAGTGAAAAAATAAGGATGGAGGATTGAAGATTTAGGATTTCCTGATTGTGTTCTAATATAAGTGTATCATTTTCCCAGCCTTTCCAAATATGATTTGTTTTGATCGCTACATTTTTTCTTTTTAGTTCATTCAGAATTGCATTCAACACATCGATTGGTTTTATTCCTTCAATTGGAAAAACTCTTTTACTGGATCCCACAAATGTTTCGATCCCAATTTTTTTTAGCCAATCGCGTAAATCGGTGTTTGAAAAAGAAGATAGAATGGGCTTGAAAAAATCTGCGGGTGAATAGCGCTGAATAAATTTTTCTATCTCTTCTGAATGCGTCAAATTGAATCCTCCATCACCGGCCACCAGAAATTTTCTTCCCAAAGCTGCATTGCGTTCATAGATAGTAACATCAAACTTGCTTTCGTCCAACTGAGCTGCGAGCATGAGTGCAGCAGCTCCGCCTCCGATAATGGTAATTGTTTTTTTCATTGAATCAAAAGTAGCATTTTTAAAGCCGGTCTCCTATAAAATGTAGAATACATTTAATTGGATTAAACCTTTTTAATTTGTCATTGTCATACCGCAAAACATTATAACTATGAAAAAAATATTTTTAATTTTATTTACTGTTGCGATAGCTTCTGTAAATGCACTGGCGCAAGAACCTGTAAAAGCAAAACCACCAAAAAAAACACCTGAAGAACGGGCTGAAAACATGACCAAACGTTTAACGAAAGAGTTAAGTTTAAGTGCTGATCAACAAGTGAAAATTAAAGGAATTATTTTAAAACGGGAATTGGAAAGAGATAAAATTGCCAAAGAAATGAAAGAGGGTCCGGCTAAAGTAAAGGAAGAGTTAAAAACGGTTTTGACTGCGGAACAATTTCAAAAATTTGAGCAGAAAGAAGCCGAAATGAAAAAGAAACGTGAAGAGCGAAGAAAACAACCACGCGTTTCCGGAAAAGAAGCGCTTCCTCCACCTACTCCAGAAGCGAAATAATCCCGCCTTCATAGTAATAGATTGCTTCGTACCTCGCAATGACGACTTATTTTAACCTTACTGATTTAAAGAACGTCATTGCGAGGTACGAAGCAATCTATCTTTCTTGAACGTGCTATCTCAGTATTTTCTTAAATTCGCATAGAAATATGTCGAATAATTTTTTAAATACCCCTATTGAATATCTGAAAAGCGTTGGTCCACAAAGAGCCGATTTGCTGAAAAAGGAATTGCATATTTTCAATTATTCTAATCTGCTTACCTATTATCCTTTTCGGTATGTAGATCGTACCAAATTTTATAAAGTCAACGAGATCAATGCGGATTTGCCATTTGTGCAATTGAGAGGAAAAATTGTGCATACCGAAATGGTTGGCGTAA
This Bacteroidota bacterium DNA region includes the following protein-coding sequences:
- a CDS encoding T9SS type A sorting domain-containing protein produces the protein MKLIKRITIYLSVVFTIQASAQVKSTRFTIPKAATINAGDIKEDWNPVIQNIEMPTPDGKSEKQKLNAIKDSLSHVYPKKHIALKSENKMPAPPAPFLGQNLAGNLYNSSVPNDNDIAISDGNKIISVQNSTVFKFDMNTWTSLGYVSLGAFATVLANPNVKYDPKVIYDPVQDKYILVFLNGFTDTTSSITVAFSASNDPNGTWNMYELPGNPFNNGLWTDYPMLAMTDQEVFITGNLLYPDSSWQTGFNETVIWQVNKNSGYTGSPIQAMVHNNITCVGKPIRNLCPVKGGIDTYGPDMNFLSNRNLDVENDTIFVVNINDTLGAPGQTITVTPLISPLKYIMAPQAAQPGPGVQLLETNDSRILGAFIENDKIQFVSNCLDTATGHCAVYHGIINDISSSPFITANIISDTLLEIGYPNLSYAGVSSTDHTAIISFDHTAQTVFPGVSAVTSDGLGNYSPLTTIKSGASYFNILSGNERWGDYSGSQRKYNQPGRVWVNGMWANASKKNVTWIAELSVGSLAGVNEQTNTTSNDVSIYPNPTAELMNVNITIEKSDVLKFEVLDVTGKLVKVLLQDKVKAGKNNFSFSTTPLANGIYFLKISSSTKEVLTQKFVKN
- a CDS encoding TIGR03862 family flavoprotein, which codes for MKKTITIIGGGAAALMLAAQLDESKFDVTIYERNAALGRKFLVAGDGGFNLTHSEEIEKFIQRYSPADFFKPILSSFSNTDLRDWLKKIGIETFVGSSKRVFPIEGIKPIDVLNAILNELKRKNVAIKTNHIWKGWENDTLILEHNQEILNLQSSILIFSLGGSSWKVTGSDGSWINYFSEKGIEVHPFQASNCAYQVKWKSDFISLAEGKSLKNISVKCSNHERKGELVITKFGLEGGAIYALSPEIRKQLSETDEAIIYLDLKPSLTIEQIKDKFSARGNRSIKKLLIDRLNLDDIQIELLKTILSKDDFTYLEVLASKIKNLPITITATAPIDEAISTVGGISLTEIDSNFQLLKMPNTYCIGEMLDWDAPTGGYLLQGCFSMGYKLAEHLNSQK